From Desulfurispira natronophila, a single genomic window includes:
- the gltB gene encoding glutamate synthase large subunit encodes MDQRVSNLAEEFKDSCGFGIIANVHNTPSHTLLCDAVTALSRMMHRGAIAADGKTGDGSGILCGMPREFMRHEALKLGISLPEQFAIAVMFLTDVEKQKKAFEECCTDNDLKVLGYRAVPMDTQALGEHALAMLPTVVQAFVVPDSIIATRRFEALLYIARRQYESQFVGDEHFHVASLSPHVVSYKGLVMPLYLQTLYPDLSDVNFQVSFALFHQRFSTNTLPRWKLAQPFRTVCHNGEINSLRANHFNSLYKFNCAKSRVFNEKEFRQLLPVLQEGVSDSANLDNMFEFLLANGVDFFKAIRCLVPPPRHNVANMPAKLRSFYEYTSGAYEPWDGPAAIGLTNGRYIGCVLDRNGLRPAKYVLTRDHRLIITSEFGVLDVPPENIRERGRLQSGQMIAADLSNGQIFYSEDIDQYLMHSQPYSKWLTDNTYYLQEFIERQFEDCSDYQHEQITSLQRYHNVTHEVVERVVKPMVASGQEPTGSMGDDCPIAAFSEKQRNFTDFFRQKFAQVTNPAIDPIREKVVMSTTTGFGEIRNPLMETPDRAKRLKTISPILSRDIFDALLSFGNPDRPRYEPTYKHATFSTAYADTTLRQAMDRLSQQVIEAVRNGGARVIILDDRGLDAHHRLIPMAMAVGYVNQQLLKHQLRHLTTTVVCTGEVMDSHSAAVMLAFGAMAIYPYLLYATALQILQKQTEHPRDIRIGLKHVYDAVTKGILKVMSKMGISAVSSYRNSALFDSIGLSSEVVEKCFPGATVLLPGLDFNDINDRIEAVHARVFRQQHMLPVFPLDMGGFYKYCEGGEYHDYSPRAVQALHHFTESCQRQDYMVFRDLINNRGTRMIRDFLQFKTVAAPLPLSEVEPVSAICARFDSAAMSLGALSPEAHEALAEALNQLGGKSNSGEGGEAAVRFKGAKNSKIKQIASGRFGVTPAYLRSAEEIQIKVAQGAKPGEGGQLPGEKVTPLIAALRFTIPGVTLISPPPHHDIYSIEDLAQLIFDLKQVNPEARISVKLVSSAGVGTIAAGVAKAYADKIVISGSDGGTGAAQYASIKHAGNPWEIGLTEAHNSLKANNLRHMVELQTDGGLKTGRDIVKAALMGAESYGFGTSLLAVLGCKLLRVCHLNRCSVGIATQSTQLREHYKGTVDKVVAYLTNVAEDVREILASLGLASLEDAIGRIDLLELLDTPQARKFDFSAITRKVPGHNTCQVQHNEPYDKNEFEHDVLREIYPVLRHPRQSILVERTIKNIHRSFGSMVSGEVARYFGDEGLSKDHIIINLTGIAGQSLGAFLINGISINLNGVANDYVGKGMHGGRIVITPSNQWDNYAAIGNTCLYGATGGKLFASGTAGERFAVRNSGALAVVEGTGDHACEYMTGGTVVVLGKTGINFGAGMTGGAAFVYDRNNDFIDRLNQELVEAKRIDVDADNEGKLYLKKILFSYYSHTRNMRAKQILDNFREELEYFWMVVPKDMKAPLNPKDGN; translated from the coding sequence ATGGATCAAAGAGTCAGCAACCTTGCCGAGGAGTTCAAGGATAGTTGTGGTTTTGGCATAATCGCCAATGTGCATAATACTCCCAGTCACACATTACTATGTGATGCCGTTACCGCCCTAAGCCGAATGATGCACCGCGGAGCCATCGCTGCCGATGGCAAAACCGGTGATGGCAGCGGCATACTGTGTGGAATGCCCAGGGAATTTATGCGGCATGAAGCACTAAAGCTTGGCATCTCACTGCCCGAGCAGTTTGCAATTGCCGTCATGTTTCTTACCGACGTGGAGAAGCAAAAAAAGGCCTTTGAAGAGTGTTGCACCGACAACGACCTCAAGGTTTTGGGTTATCGTGCTGTCCCCATGGATACCCAGGCTCTCGGTGAACACGCCCTGGCTATGTTGCCAACCGTAGTTCAGGCGTTTGTCGTCCCTGACTCCATCATAGCTACCAGGCGCTTTGAGGCTCTTCTCTATATTGCCCGCCGCCAATATGAGTCCCAATTCGTCGGCGATGAGCACTTTCACGTGGCTTCACTTTCCCCCCATGTGGTCTCATACAAGGGTCTGGTTATGCCTCTCTACCTGCAGACCCTCTATCCCGATCTTTCTGACGTTAATTTCCAGGTCAGCTTTGCCCTTTTTCATCAGCGTTTTTCCACTAACACCTTACCTCGCTGGAAACTGGCCCAGCCGTTTCGCACTGTTTGCCATAATGGTGAGATTAACTCTCTGCGAGCAAATCACTTTAATTCACTTTATAAATTTAACTGCGCCAAAAGCCGGGTGTTTAATGAGAAGGAGTTTCGCCAACTCTTGCCAGTTCTGCAAGAAGGGGTGAGTGACAGCGCCAACTTGGACAACATGTTTGAGTTTCTGCTTGCCAATGGTGTTGATTTCTTCAAGGCTATTCGTTGCTTGGTTCCACCTCCACGGCACAACGTGGCGAACATGCCAGCCAAGCTGCGATCGTTTTACGAGTATACCTCCGGTGCCTATGAACCTTGGGATGGCCCCGCCGCAATCGGACTAACCAACGGTCGCTATATTGGTTGTGTGCTGGATCGCAACGGTCTGCGACCCGCCAAGTATGTGCTCACACGCGATCATCGCCTTATTATTACCAGTGAGTTCGGTGTGCTGGATGTGCCGCCGGAGAATATCCGGGAACGGGGGAGGCTGCAAAGTGGCCAGATGATCGCCGCTGACCTCAGCAATGGGCAGATTTTCTACTCCGAAGACATAGATCAGTATTTGATGCACTCTCAGCCATATAGTAAGTGGCTAACGGACAACACTTACTATCTGCAGGAGTTTATAGAGCGTCAGTTTGAAGATTGCAGCGACTATCAGCACGAGCAGATAACCTCTTTGCAACGATATCATAATGTAACCCATGAAGTGGTCGAGCGGGTGGTAAAGCCCATGGTGGCCAGTGGCCAGGAACCCACCGGCTCTATGGGTGATGATTGCCCTATCGCTGCATTTAGCGAGAAACAGCGCAACTTCACTGATTTTTTCCGGCAAAAATTTGCCCAAGTTACCAATCCGGCTATTGATCCAATTCGGGAAAAAGTGGTTATGTCTACCACCACTGGCTTCGGAGAAATTCGCAACCCACTGATGGAGACTCCAGATCGGGCCAAACGACTTAAAACCATATCTCCTATTCTTTCACGGGATATTTTTGACGCGCTGCTCTCCTTTGGTAACCCGGATCGCCCCCGTTACGAGCCGACGTACAAGCATGCCACATTCTCCACAGCTTATGCAGACACTACCTTGCGCCAGGCCATGGATCGCCTTAGCCAGCAGGTTATAGAGGCGGTGCGCAATGGTGGTGCTCGCGTAATTATTCTCGACGACCGAGGGCTGGATGCTCATCACCGCCTTATTCCCATGGCCATGGCAGTGGGATATGTCAATCAGCAACTTCTAAAACACCAGTTGCGGCACCTTACCACAACGGTAGTTTGCACCGGAGAGGTTATGGACTCGCACTCCGCAGCTGTTATGCTGGCATTTGGAGCCATGGCGATTTATCCTTACTTGCTTTACGCTACAGCCCTGCAGATACTACAGAAACAAACAGAGCACCCCAGGGATATCCGCATCGGCCTCAAGCATGTCTACGACGCTGTCACCAAGGGTATTCTCAAGGTAATGTCAAAAATGGGTATCAGTGCCGTTTCCAGTTACCGTAATTCAGCCCTTTTCGATTCTATTGGTCTGAGTAGCGAAGTTGTTGAAAAGTGCTTCCCGGGCGCCACTGTACTACTTCCGGGGCTGGACTTTAATGATATTAATGACCGCATAGAGGCGGTGCATGCGCGAGTATTTCGCCAGCAGCACATGCTTCCGGTTTTTCCGTTGGATATGGGTGGTTTCTATAAGTACTGTGAGGGCGGCGAGTACCACGACTATTCGCCTCGAGCGGTGCAGGCACTCCATCACTTTACTGAGAGTTGCCAACGTCAGGACTACATGGTTTTTCGCGATCTGATAAATAATCGCGGCACCCGGATGATTCGTGACTTTCTGCAGTTCAAGACAGTTGCTGCGCCACTGCCTCTAAGTGAGGTTGAGCCGGTCAGTGCTATTTGTGCCCGCTTTGATTCTGCCGCCATGTCTTTGGGGGCGCTGTCACCTGAAGCCCATGAGGCGTTGGCAGAAGCCCTCAACCAGTTGGGAGGGAAGTCAAACAGTGGAGAAGGCGGAGAGGCGGCGGTACGTTTTAAAGGCGCCAAGAACAGCAAGATTAAACAGATAGCTTCAGGTCGCTTTGGCGTAACTCCGGCTTATTTGCGTAGCGCCGAGGAGATTCAGATCAAAGTTGCTCAAGGTGCCAAGCCTGGCGAAGGTGGCCAGTTACCAGGGGAGAAGGTAACCCCTCTTATTGCAGCGCTGCGATTTACCATTCCCGGCGTCACTCTTATTTCGCCGCCGCCTCACCACGATATTTACTCCATTGAAGACCTGGCTCAGTTGATATTTGATCTTAAGCAGGTTAATCCTGAGGCCCGCATTAGCGTCAAGCTGGTTTCTTCTGCCGGAGTTGGTACCATTGCCGCCGGGGTAGCCAAGGCGTATGCCGACAAGATTGTCATCTCTGGCAGTGACGGCGGCACTGGCGCTGCTCAATATGCCTCTATCAAACATGCTGGCAATCCGTGGGAGATAGGCCTCACGGAAGCCCATAACTCTCTCAAAGCTAATAACCTGCGTCATATGGTCGAGCTGCAGACCGATGGTGGTCTCAAAACGGGGCGTGACATTGTCAAGGCTGCCCTTATGGGTGCAGAGAGCTACGGGTTTGGAACTTCACTATTGGCTGTGCTGGGCTGCAAGCTGTTGCGAGTATGCCATCTCAATCGCTGCAGTGTGGGTATTGCCACCCAGAGCACCCAATTGCGGGAGCACTACAAAGGCACTGTAGATAAGGTTGTGGCCTACCTTACCAATGTGGCGGAAGATGTACGGGAAATTCTCGCCTCTTTGGGACTTGCCAGCCTGGAAGATGCGATAGGTCGCATAGATTTGCTCGAACTGCTGGACACCCCCCAGGCTCGCAAATTTGACTTTAGTGCTATCACCCGCAAGGTCCCTGGCCACAACACATGCCAGGTTCAGCATAACGAGCCGTATGACAAAAATGAGTTTGAGCACGATGTGTTACGGGAAATTTATCCGGTGCTGCGTCATCCCCGCCAGAGTATTCTGGTGGAGCGTACCATCAAGAACATCCATCGCAGCTTTGGCTCCATGGTCAGTGGCGAGGTGGCTCGCTACTTCGGCGATGAAGGGTTGTCTAAAGACCATATAATTATTAACCTCACCGGCATTGCCGGTCAGTCTTTGGGTGCGTTTCTCATTAATGGTATTTCAATAAACCTCAATGGTGTTGCCAACGACTATGTGGGCAAGGGAATGCATGGTGGCCGTATCGTTATCACCCCTTCCAACCAGTGGGATAACTATGCTGCCATTGGTAACACCTGTCTCTATGGTGCCACCGGCGGTAAACTCTTTGCCAGTGGAACTGCTGGCGAGCGTTTTGCTGTTCGCAATTCCGGTGCTTTGGCAGTGGTTGAAGGAACTGGTGACCATGCCTGCGAGTATATGACTGGCGGTACCGTGGTGGTACTGGGGAAGACTGGCATCAACTTTGGGGCCGGCATGACCGGAGGCGCAGCATTTGTATATGACCGCAATAACGACTTCATTGATCGTCTCAATCAGGAGCTGGTAGAAGCCAAACGTATCGATGTGGATGCCGACAATGAGGGAAAACTCTACCTAAAGAAAATTCTCTTTAGTTACTACAGCCATACTCGCAACATGCGGGCGAAGCAAATTCTTGATAATTTCCGCGAGGAACTGGAGTACTTCTGGATGGTAGTGCCCAAAGACATGAAGGCCCCGCTGAATCCCAAGGACGGCAACTGA
- a CDS encoding pyridoxamine 5'-phosphate oxidase family protein, whose amino-acid sequence MENIKQYFVDTEGQGTLGTASAEGKVNMALYSKPFFLGGDDQLSFVMAKKLSFRNVQENPHACYLFVESGRGYQGCRIYLRCIEVNEDSSRINQLMEESGYEFSTAQGVNDAALVTFHIEGTVPLVGQTVAHKKG is encoded by the coding sequence ATGGAGAATATAAAGCAGTATTTTGTAGACACAGAAGGACAGGGGACCTTGGGCACAGCCAGCGCTGAGGGTAAGGTTAATATGGCACTCTACTCCAAGCCCTTTTTTCTGGGTGGTGACGATCAACTCTCCTTTGTTATGGCAAAGAAGCTTTCTTTTCGCAACGTACAAGAAAACCCCCACGCCTGTTATCTCTTTGTTGAATCAGGCAGGGGCTACCAGGGCTGTCGCATCTATTTGCGCTGTATTGAAGTTAATGAAGACAGCAGTCGCATCAACCAGCTCATGGAAGAAAGCGGTTACGAATTCAGTACAGCTCAGGGTGTTAATGACGCTGCCTTGGTTACTTTTCATATTGAGGGTACTGTCCCCTTGGTGGGACAGACGGTTGCCCATAAGAAGGGGTAA
- a CDS encoding class I SAM-dependent methyltransferase has protein sequence METLWCTPGDALGQINTGFALVCKALRKGKLPQQADLHLAWELTQTDGNILVWGYNNQGVRPLEKYCQQKGLPVKSVAVQGRGRAFLIHRIKTSNPFTTGLHSYEKLQYHTEAVEGLEFTYCSLPGVFSHGRIDEGTRFFLQTLLREVRVELKGPLLDLACGSGVLGAAMARLDKGPIHMCDASAVAVKAASGTAICHQLPLPFGSHVYSRVNQRYRTILCNPPFHQGVTTEYHIPEAIICQSRQYLLPGGKLLLVANRFLPYENIAHQVGAQVKKLSEGNGFKVLAISWDRRRG, from the coding sequence ATGGAGACGCTCTGGTGCACACCAGGCGATGCTTTAGGGCAGATTAATACTGGCTTTGCGCTTGTTTGCAAGGCGCTGCGCAAAGGTAAATTACCCCAGCAGGCTGACCTGCATCTTGCCTGGGAATTGACGCAAACTGATGGCAACATACTGGTTTGGGGTTACAATAACCAGGGAGTTCGCCCCCTGGAAAAGTACTGCCAACAAAAAGGCCTGCCGGTGAAAAGTGTTGCTGTGCAAGGGCGAGGTAGAGCTTTTTTAATACATCGAATAAAAACATCTAACCCATTTACCACAGGCTTGCATAGCTACGAAAAGCTCCAGTACCACACGGAGGCAGTTGAGGGGCTGGAATTCACCTACTGCTCTTTGCCTGGAGTTTTTTCCCATGGACGTATTGATGAGGGAACTCGTTTTTTTTTGCAAACCCTTTTGCGCGAGGTGCGAGTTGAGCTTAAAGGGCCACTGCTGGACCTTGCTTGTGGCAGCGGCGTGCTGGGGGCAGCCATGGCTCGTCTTGACAAGGGCCCAATTCATATGTGTGACGCCAGTGCCGTTGCGGTCAAAGCAGCCAGTGGCACAGCAATCTGCCACCAGCTTCCCCTCCCGTTTGGCTCCCATGTATACTCGAGGGTGAACCAGCGCTACCGCACCATCCTGTGCAATCCTCCTTTCCACCAAGGTGTTACCACCGAATATCACATCCCCGAGGCTATTATCTGTCAGTCACGACAATACCTCTTGCCCGGCGGAAAATTATTACTGGTAGCCAATCGTTTTTTACCATATGAAAACATCGCACATCAGGTTGGAGCGCAAGTAAAAAAACTGTCTGAAGGGAACGGGTTCAAGGTTTTGGCAATATCCTGGGATAGACGCCGTGGAT